From Salvelinus namaycush isolate Seneca unplaced genomic scaffold, SaNama_1.0 Scaffold177, whole genome shotgun sequence:
AACTAAAGGAAAAAGACCTTCAACTAGAGGACAGCAACCACagactgggagagaaggacaaactactggaagagagagacaaactacTGGAGGGAAAAGAAAATGAACTAAAAGAGAggaggcaggaagtagaagagaaAGATAACctactagaggagagagagaagcagttaAAGGCAAGAGACAAACAGGTGGAGGATGTCAACAATGAAAATGCTGAACTGGGTAAGATTATTCACACCATTAATACATTTAGTCTTCTGTACTTTCCTCAATTCTCAGGTTATTGTCGACTCTCCACTGAGTTGTGAATATTGTTTTACATCACTTCATACTTTCCCTCTGCATCATATTTCTGTCTAAAGTCTTTAACACAGAATTCAGATCCTAGTCCTCCTTTGTTATTTCAGCTCAACAGATATGTGATGTGAAGACTGAGGTAGAGAGACTGAGAAGAGAGATCTCAGCCCAGATGACTGGTGAGTGAGATATGTGATACTTAACATTTCAAAAGAAACCCAGAACTCCCCTTCAGTAGGTCTATGTGCCTTCATGTGTCACTGAGATAAATGTTCCCATTCTAAATGGTTGTTCTATTATTTTAGAACATGGAGAGACGTCAGATACAGGTTCCATACTCCCAGTCAGGAGGAGACACAGCAAGGATGATCCTCCAGacagtgagttatcactattgtcctgttgtctcctactgtttctagtctatagtggaccatccttcacttagtgagatgtcaatattgtcctgttgtctcctactgtttctagtctatagtggaccatccttcacttagtgagttatcaatattgtcctgttgtctcctactgtttctagtctatagtggaccatccttcacttagtgagttatcactattgtcctgttgtctcctactgtttctagtctatagtggaccatccttcacttcgtgagttatcactattgtcctgttgtctcctactgtttctagtctatagtggaccatccttcacttagtgagttatcactattgtcctgttgtctcctactgtttctagtctatagtggaccatccttcacttagtgagttatcaatattgtcctgttgtctcctactgtttctagtctatagtggaccatccttcacttagtgagttatcaatattgtcctgttgtctcctactgtttctagtctatagtggaccatccttcacttagtgagttatcactattgtcctgttgtctcctactgtttctagtctatagtggaccatccttcacttagtgagttatcaatattgtcctgttgtctcctactgtttctagtctatagtggaccatccttcacttagtgagttatcaatattgtcctgttgtctcctactgtttctagtctatagtggaccatccttcacttagtgagttatcaatattgtcctgttgtctcctactgtttctagtctatagtggaccatccttcacttcgtgagttatcactattgtcctgttgtctcctactgtttctagtctatagtggaccatccttcacttagtgagttatcaatattgtcctgttgtctcctactgtttctagtctatagtgaaccatccttcacttagtgagttatcaatattgtcctgttgtctcctactgtttctagtctatagtggaccatccttcacttagtgagttatcaatattgtcctgttgtctcctactgtttctagtctatagtggaccatccttcacttagtgagttatcaatattgtcctgttgtctcctactgtttctagtctatagtggaccatccttcacttagtgagttatcactattgtcctgttgtctcctactgtttctagtctatagtggaccatccttcacttagtgagttatcaatattgtcctgttgtctcctactgtttctagtctatagtggaccatccttcacttagtgagttatcaatattgtactgttgtctcctactgtttctagtctatagtggaccatccttcacttagtgagttatcaatattgtcctgttgtctcctactgtttctagtctatagtggaccatccttcacttagtgagttatcaatattgtcctgttgtctcctactgtttctagtctatagtggaccatccttcacttagtgagttatcaatattgtcctgttgtctcctactgtttctaatctatagtggaccatccttcacttagtgagttatcaatattgtcctgttgtctcctactgtttctagtctatagtggaccatccttcacttagtgagttatcaatattgtactgttgtctcctactgtttctagtctatagtggaccatccttcacttagtgagttatcaatattgtcctgttgtctcctactgtttctagtctatagtggaccatccttcacttagtgagttatcaatattgtactgttgtctcctactgtttctagtctatagtggaccatccttcacttagtgagttatcaatattgtcctgttgtctcctactgtttctagtctatagtggaccatccttcacttagtgagttatcaatattgtcctgttgtctcctactgtttctagtctatagtggaccatccttcacttagtgagttatcaatattgtcctgttgtctcctactgtttctaatctatagtggaccatccttcacttagtgagttatcaatattgtcctgttgtctcctactgtttctagtctatagtggaccatccttcacttagtgagttatcaatattgtactgttgtctcctactgtttctagtctatagtggaccatccttcacttagtgagttatcaatattgtcctgttgtctcctactgtttctagtctatagtggaccatccttcacttagtgagttacaCATGTTGTCTCAAACTGTCATCAATCTTGATATTCTCTATTTTCTCCAATAATCTATATTTCACTGTGATGTGTAATGTATTTGTAGTTTGTTTATACTATGTTTTAAATGTGTCTctgatgagtcagtatgttgaccagttcTCTATGTTGTGTTACAGTGGGAGGAGAGACCTCAGATACAGACCCCACACTTCCACTGAGGAGGAGACACAGCATGGAGTTAATTCCTCCATctagtgagttatggatgtagattatattatatttgacactgttgtacatcctccagatagtgagttatggatgtagattatattatatttgactctgttgtacatcctccagatagtgagttatggatgtagattatattatatttgactctgttgtacatcctccagatagtgagttatggatgtagattatattatatttgactctgttgtacatcctccagatagtgagttatggatgtagattatattatatttgactctgttgtacatcctccagagaGTCAGTGTGTTGATcagtgctgtgtgttgtgttgcagtgggaggagagagcagcagtCCAGACTCCCCAGTGTCTCCCAGTGTGTCTGAGCTGAGACTGGTGCTGCTGGGgaggactggggctgggaggAGTGCAGCAGGAAACACCATCCTGGGCAGAGAGGAGTTTGGGGCCCAGGCCAGCCCCTCTGCAGTGACCCAGAGGagtaagaggagagagggggacgtGTGTGGGAGACGGCTGGTGCTGGTGGACACTCCAGACTGGTTCTGTCCTGGACTCTCTCTGGAGGAGATGAGACAGGATGAGGGGctctgtgtccgtctgtctgcccCGGGACCCCACGCCTTCCTCCTGGTCATACCAGTGGAGCCCTctaagggggaggagagaggggtgctggagagaatagaggaggtGTTTGGGGAGAGTTGTTGGGAACACACTGTGATTCTATTCACCCATGAGGATGGCCTGAAAGAGCAGAGCATTGAGGAGTTTCTCCAAGCAGGAAGTCAGGACCTCCAGCAGCTTGTAGAGAAAAGTGGGAGCAGGTACCACGTCCTCAACATTAAGGACAGGGCCCATGGCACTCAGGTATCAGAGCTGCTGGATCAGGTAGAGGAGATGGTGGCAGGAAACAGAGAGAGCTTCTACAGCAGTCAGACCTACCAGGAGGCAGAGGACCaggttagagagatagagggaaatatccagagagagagagtagagaggaaacagagggaggagagagacttgagagagaggCTTCAGAAGGAGTTCCAGGACTCTCTGATAAAGATAGAGGGAGTGATCCAGGAACATGAGGGAGATATCAGAACACTCAGTGAAAGAACCAGTGAACTGGAGAGACAGGtgaaagaagagagggatgaggagaagaaAAGACAGCTGGAGAGGGAGCTGAAGAGGGAGTCTgataggagggaggagatggagagaaagatggagatatTTAGAGATaagacagagaatgagaggagggagatggaggagagacacagacaggagataGAGATGATGGAGAACTATGAAGGAGAGGCCAGAGTTGAAGCAGAGAGAAACCTGATGAAGATAGTCCTACCTGAGTTACAGAGGAACATCATGATCTCACAGACAAAGATGCAGAGGGAGTTCAGCAGACAGATGGAGGAGAAGAATAGACAGATGAAGGAGAAGAATAGACAGATCGAGGAGAAGAATAGACAGATGAACGAGAAGGATAAACATATGGAGGAGAAGAATAGACATATGGAGGAGAAGGATAGACATATGGAGGAGAAGGATGGAGAAATGGAGAGACTGAGACAGAATTTGAAAGAAGTCAGGGAAGCTCACTCAGTGTTGCAGAAGAGAATGGAACGAGAGGGGAAAGGTCAGAGGGCACTGATAGGGTTGTTGGGCTGGGTCAGGAGAAACTCATCAAGTTGGCTTCTCCACAATCTGACATGATTCACCATCACCGTCTATGTGTAGAACCAGACCAGGTCTACTGTCCACTGTACCGTGGTGAGTGACCATGGATCATGGTGATCATGGGGAAAACAGGTCAGAATAATGTCTGGTCCAGTCTACAGTGTctagagaaggaggggagggaggtctGTAAATATCTTGATGAGACTTAGAAAACAGGTCAGAATAATGTCTGGTCCAGTCTACAGTGtctagagaaggaggaggggagggaggtctGTAAATATCTTGATGAGACTTAGAAAACAGGTCAGAATAATGTCTGGTCCAGTCTACAGTGTctagagaaggaggggagggaggtttGTAAAGATCTTGATGAGACTTAGAAAACAGGTCAGAATAATGTCTGGTCCAGTCTACAGTGTctagagaaggaggggagggaggtctGTAAAGATCTTGATGAGACGTAAAACAGAATTCCAAACCAACGTAGATTATTGACCTTTGCACTGCAGACTTTTAGAATGGAGAGGGTTGTGGGGGGTCAGGAGGTCAGTGGGCGGAGTCAGAGACTGAGAACTCTAAAGATCTGAGTGAGACTTTTACTCAGTGTTTGAGGAGgtctactattgaacagagagaaccatgctgtatctgagtgagacttttactcagtgtttgaggaggtctactattgaacagagagaaccatgctgtatctgagtgagacttttactcagtgtttgaggaggtctactattgaacagagagaaccatgctgtatctgagtgagacttttactcagtgtttgaggaggtctactattgaacagagagaaccatgctgtatctgagtgagacttttactcagtgtttgaggaggtctactattgaacagagagaaccatgctgtatctgagtgagacttttactcagtgtttgaggaggtctactattgaacagagagaaccatgctgtatctgagtgagacttttactcagtgtttgaggaggtctactattgaacagagagaaccatgctgtatctgagtgagacttttactcagtgtttgaggaggtctactattgaacagagagaaccatgctgtatctgagtgagacttttactcagtgtttgaggaggtctattattgaacagagagaaccatgctgtatctgagtgagacttttactcagtgtttgaggaggtctactattgaacagagagaaccatgctgtatctgagtgagacttttactcagtgtttgaggaggtctactattgaacagagagaaccatgctgtatctgagtgagacttttactcagtgtttgaggaggtctactattgaacagagagaaccatgctgtatctgagtgagacttttactcagtgtttgaggtggtctactattgaacagagagaaccaTGCTGTATTTACCATACACTACTTCCTGTTCTTTATCAAATTGTTTCATGTTGAAACTTTAAATATACACCGAGTGGACAAAATAAtaagaacacctttctaatattgagttacactcCAAAcagcatgaactctacaaggtgttgaaagcgttccacagggatgctggtcccatgttgactccaatgcttcccacagttgtgccaagttgtctgaatgtcctttgggtggtggaccattcttgatacacacaggaaacccagtagcgttgcagttctttacacaaGCCAGTGCTCCATGCACCCgttaccataccctgttcaaaggcatttaTATATtgtatcttgcccattcaccctttgaatggcacacatacacaatccatgtctcaacatccttatttaacctt
This genomic window contains:
- the LOC120037599 gene encoding trichohyalin-like, which gives rise to MMKQLEEKDTQLDDMTQEVREKERLLEEKNQIMGQREKLLEEKENQLEEKDNQLKEKDLQLEDSNHRLGEKDKLLEERDKLLEGKENELKERRQEVEEKDNLLEEREKQLKARDKQVEDVNNENAELAQQICDVKTEVERLRREISAQMTEHGETSDTGSILPVRRRHSKDDPPDMGGETSDTDPTLPLRRRHSMELIPPSMGGESSSPDSPVSPSVSELRLVLLGRTGAGRSAAGNTILGREEFGAQASPSAVTQRSKRREGDVCGRRLVLVDTPDWFCPGLSLEEMRQDEGLCVRLSAPGPHAFLLVIPVEPSKGEERGVLERIEEVFGESCWEHTVILFTHEDGLKEQSIEEFLQAGSQDLQQLVEKSGSRYHVLNIKDRAHGTQVSELLDQVEEMVAGNRESFYSSQTYQEAEDQVREIEGNIQRERVERKQREERDLRERLQKEFQDSLIKIEGVIQEHEGDIRTLSERTSELERQVKEERDEEKKRQLERELKRESDRREEMERKMEIFRDKTENERREMEERHRQEIEMMENYEGEARVEAERNLMKIVLPELQRNIMISQTKMQREFSRQMEEKNRQMKEKNRQIEEKNRQMNEKDKHMEEKNRHMEEKDRHMEEKDGEMERLRQNLKEVREAHSVLQKRMEREGKGQRALIGLLGWVRRNSSSWLLHNLT